The Hymenobacter sp. DG01 genome has a segment encoding these proteins:
- the ftsY gene encoding signal recognition particle-docking protein FtsY, translated as MGLFDFFKKDKESKEQQQALDEGLQKTKTSFFDQLSKAVVGKSTVDEAVLDDLETLLVHADVGIDTTVKVIDRIEKRVARDKYVSTSELDRILREEIADLLDRNSGATGSRAILDRPDNTGSPFVIMVVGVNGVGKTTTIGKLAHRFHSAGKKVVLGAADTFRAAAVDQLIIWGERVGVPVISHGMNTDPASVAYDAVKKGVEMQADVVIIDTAGRLHNKVNLMNELSKIKRVMQKVIPDAPHEVLLVLDGSTGQNAFLQAKEFTKATEVSALAITKLDGTAKGGVVIGISDQLQVPVRYIGVGEKMTDLQLFDRHTFVNSLFKK; from the coding sequence TTCAAGAAGGATAAGGAAAGCAAGGAGCAGCAGCAGGCGCTTGATGAAGGCCTGCAGAAAACCAAAACCAGCTTCTTCGACCAGCTCAGCAAAGCCGTAGTAGGTAAAAGCACTGTGGATGAGGCCGTCCTGGACGACCTTGAAACGCTGCTCGTGCACGCCGACGTAGGGATTGACACCACCGTGAAGGTCATTGACCGGATTGAGAAGCGTGTAGCCCGCGACAAGTACGTGAGCACCTCGGAACTGGACCGTATTCTTCGCGAAGAAATTGCCGACCTGCTGGACCGCAACAGCGGCGCTACCGGCTCCCGCGCCATCCTCGACCGCCCCGACAACACCGGTTCACCCTTCGTGATTATGGTAGTGGGCGTGAACGGGGTAGGCAAAACTACCACGATTGGCAAGCTGGCTCACCGCTTTCACTCGGCAGGTAAGAAGGTGGTGCTGGGCGCAGCCGATACCTTCCGGGCAGCGGCCGTGGATCAGCTCATCATCTGGGGTGAGCGGGTAGGCGTCCCGGTTATTTCGCACGGCATGAACACCGACCCCGCTTCCGTGGCCTACGACGCGGTGAAGAAAGGCGTGGAGATGCAGGCTGACGTGGTGATTATTGACACCGCCGGCCGCCTGCACAATAAGGTCAACCTGATGAACGAGCTCAGCAAGATCAAGCGGGTGATGCAGAAGGTTATTCCAGATGCGCCCCACGAGGTGTTGCTAGTACTGGACGGTAGCACCGGCCAAAATGCTTTCCTACAGGCTAAGGAGTTTACCAAAGCCACCGAAGTATCGGCATTAGCGATTACCAAGCTCGACGGTACGGCGAAGGGCGGGGTAGTTATCGGAATTTCAGATCAGCTGCAGGTGCCGGTGCGCTACATTGGGGTAGGGGAGAAGATGACGGATTTGCAGCTCTTCGACCGACATACCTTCGTAAATTCTCTGTTCAAAAAATAA